A window of Dissulfurirhabdus thermomarina contains these coding sequences:
- the lysS gene encoding lysine--tRNA ligase produces the protein MKPSPGRPPRGRPSSQFIPSPGPLGKPAPGKGTGTLAKPPDDTNLLLRQRRQKAEELERAGVPLFPNDVAPPDRASAILRVYGGYEAEALEALEERFRLAGRIMALRRFGKAAFLHLQDATGRLQVHVTRDGVGEAAYALFRKFDIGDILEAEGRLFRTRTGELTLEAERIRLVTKSLRPLPEKYHGLTDKELRYRRRYLDLLMNEEVRETFRTRSRIVQGIRAYFTANGFLEVETPMMQPIVGGATARPFRTHHNALGVDLYLRIAPELYLKRLLVGGFDRVFELNRNFRNEGISLQHNPEFTMLEFYEAYATFEDLIRRTEELFLRLVQELRGEAETTLTYQGRTLDFAPPWRRLTLEAALVEVGGLDPGDLRRPAALADRLRAEGAPVTGAEPLGKLWTKLFDLLVEPRLIQPTFVTHYPTDVSPLARRNIENPEVTDRFELFIAGREIANGFSELNDPRDQYARFAEQIANRGDDDEIPPELDADYVRALEHGMPPAAGEGIGIDRVVMLFTDAPSIRDVILFPQLRPERPGGA, from the coding sequence ATGAAGCCGTCTCCGGGACGGCCCCCGAGAGGGCGGCCGTCCTCCCAGTTCATACCCTCCCCGGGGCCGCTTGGCAAACCGGCACCGGGGAAAGGAACCGGCACCTTGGCGAAACCGCCCGACGACACCAACCTCCTGCTGCGCCAGCGCCGCCAGAAGGCCGAGGAGCTGGAACGGGCGGGGGTCCCCCTCTTCCCCAACGACGTGGCGCCCCCCGACCGGGCCTCGGCCATCCTCCGGGTCTACGGCGGCTACGAGGCCGAGGCCCTCGAGGCCCTGGAAGAACGCTTCCGCCTGGCGGGACGGATCATGGCCCTCCGGCGCTTCGGGAAGGCGGCGTTCCTGCACCTCCAGGACGCCACCGGCCGGCTCCAGGTCCACGTCACCCGCGACGGGGTGGGCGAGGCGGCCTATGCCCTCTTCCGGAAGTTCGACATCGGGGACATCCTCGAGGCCGAGGGCCGGCTCTTCCGGACCCGTACCGGGGAACTCACCCTGGAGGCCGAGCGGATCCGGCTCGTCACGAAGTCCCTCCGGCCCCTCCCCGAGAAATACCACGGCCTCACCGACAAGGAACTCCGCTACCGGCGCCGGTACCTCGACCTCCTCATGAACGAGGAGGTCCGGGAGACCTTCCGCACCCGGTCCCGGATCGTCCAGGGCATCCGGGCCTACTTCACGGCCAACGGCTTCCTCGAGGTGGAGACCCCCATGATGCAGCCCATCGTGGGCGGCGCCACGGCCCGGCCCTTCCGGACGCACCACAACGCCCTGGGCGTGGACCTCTACCTCCGCATCGCCCCGGAGCTCTACCTCAAGCGCCTCCTGGTGGGGGGCTTCGACCGCGTCTTCGAGCTGAACCGGAACTTCCGGAACGAGGGGATCTCCCTCCAGCACAACCCGGAGTTCACCATGCTCGAGTTCTACGAGGCCTACGCCACCTTCGAGGACCTCATCCGGCGCACCGAGGAGCTCTTCCTCCGCCTGGTCCAGGAGCTGCGCGGCGAGGCCGAGACCACCCTCACCTACCAGGGCCGGACCCTCGACTTCGCCCCGCCCTGGCGGCGCCTCACCCTCGAGGCCGCCCTGGTGGAGGTGGGCGGCCTCGACCCCGGCGACCTCCGGCGGCCGGCGGCCCTGGCCGACCGCCTCCGGGCCGAGGGCGCCCCGGTGACCGGCGCGGAACCCCTCGGAAAGCTCTGGACCAAGCTCTTCGACCTCCTGGTGGAACCCCGGCTCATCCAACCCACCTTCGTCACCCACTACCCCACGGACGTCTCGCCCCTGGCCCGCCGGAACATCGAGAACCCGGAGGTCACCGACCGCTTCGAGCTCTTCATCGCGGGCCGGGAGATCGCCAACGGCTTCTCGGAGCTCAACGACCCCCGGGACCAGTACGCCCGCTTCGCCGAGCAGATCGCCAACCGGGGCGACGACGACGAGATCCCCCCGGAGCTCGATGCCGACTACGTGCGGGCCCTGGAGCACGGCATGCCGCCCGCCGCCGGCGAGGGTATCGGGATCGACCGCGTGGTCATGCTCTTCACCGACGCCCCCTCCATCCGGGACGTGATCCTCTTCCCGCAGCTGCGGCCGGAACGGCCCGGCGGGGCCTGA
- a CDS encoding VanZ family protein — protein MNVRLAACIAYAGALFGASAVPGEALPDLTRIGTAVHAAAYAGFGALLFRWRATPPARTAPAFLWAVVLASLYGLADEWHQVFVPGRTPDPMDWVADTAGAALGALVLVAWRLARAAGRVT, from the coding sequence ATGAACGTCCGCCTCGCCGCGTGCATCGCCTATGCGGGCGCCCTCTTCGGGGCCTCCGCCGTTCCGGGGGAGGCGTTGCCGGATCTCACCCGCATCGGGACGGCGGTCCACGCCGCGGCCTACGCCGGTTTCGGCGCACTCCTCTTCCGGTGGCGGGCCACGCCGCCGGCCCGGACCGCCCCCGCCTTCCTCTGGGCGGTGGTCTTGGCCTCCCTCTACGGGCTGGCCGACGAGTGGCACCAGGTCTTCGTGCCCGGCCGGACCCCGGACCCCATGGACTGGGTGGCCGACACCGCCGGGGCGGCGCTCGGGGCGCTGGTGCTCGTGGCGTGGCGCCTCGCCCGGGCGGCGGGCCGGGTGACATGA
- a CDS encoding NAD(P)-dependent oxidoreductase — MQRRCGFIGLGIMGRAMALNLVRAGFDVTVWNRTAAKCEELAAAGARVADGPAAVAAACPVTFAMVADPAAAEAVCLGPGGVVEGLGPGKGYVDMSTVDPGTSRRIGAAVAAAAGRFLEAPVAGSRKPAEEGTLVIFAAGDPSLLEEVRPAFDVLSKRVFYLGETGRAAQLKLLNNLVMGGMMAALAEGISLAEGMDLPAETLLEVLDSGPMANGLFRLKGAAMVEGRFPAAFPLKHMQKDLRLALAEGDRHARPLPVTAAVNALFVGARGMGLGEADFAAVLEAVRGRRG, encoded by the coding sequence ATGCAGCGGCGCTGCGGCTTCATCGGGCTCGGCATCATGGGACGGGCCATGGCCCTCAACCTGGTCCGGGCGGGATTCGATGTCACCGTGTGGAACCGGACCGCGGCCAAGTGCGAGGAGCTGGCGGCGGCCGGGGCCCGGGTGGCGGATGGCCCGGCCGCCGTGGCGGCGGCCTGCCCCGTCACCTTCGCCATGGTGGCGGACCCGGCGGCCGCGGAGGCGGTCTGCCTCGGTCCCGGCGGGGTGGTGGAGGGCCTGGGGCCCGGCAAGGGCTACGTGGACATGTCCACGGTGGACCCGGGCACCAGCCGCCGGATCGGGGCGGCGGTGGCGGCGGCCGCCGGCCGGTTCCTGGAGGCGCCCGTGGCGGGCAGCCGGAAGCCGGCGGAGGAGGGGACGCTGGTGATCTTCGCGGCCGGGGACCCGTCTCTGCTCGAGGAGGTTCGGCCGGCCTTCGACGTCTTGTCGAAGCGGGTCTTCTACCTGGGCGAGACGGGGCGGGCGGCCCAGCTCAAGCTGCTCAACAACCTGGTCATGGGCGGGATGATGGCCGCCCTGGCCGAGGGGATCTCCCTGGCGGAGGGCATGGATCTTCCGGCCGAGACCCTGCTGGAGGTCCTCGACTCCGGGCCCATGGCCAACGGGCTCTTCCGCCTCAAGGGGGCGGCCATGGTGGAGGGTCGGTTCCCGGCGGCCTTCCCCCTGAAGCACATGCAGAAGGATCTCCGGCTGGCCCTGGCCGAGGGCGACCGGCATGCCCGGCCGCTGCCCGTCACCGCCGCGGTCAACGCCCTCTTCGTCGGGGCCCGGGGCATGGGGCTCGGCGAGGCGGACTTCGCGGCGGTGCTGGAGGCCGTCCGGGGCCGCCGCGGCTAG
- the hgcB gene encoding mercury methylation ferredoxin HgcB, with amino-acid sequence MEMRYLEGVATLALDEAACIGCGRCTEVCPHAVFEVAHRKARIRDRDRCMECGACARNCPAGALRVQAGVGCAAAIVMGWLTGRTPACGCGSDGCC; translated from the coding sequence ATGGAGATGAGGTATCTCGAAGGGGTCGCCACCCTGGCCCTCGACGAGGCGGCCTGCATCGGCTGCGGCCGCTGTACGGAGGTCTGCCCCCACGCGGTCTTCGAGGTGGCCCACCGCAAGGCCCGCATCCGGGACCGGGACCGGTGCATGGAATGCGGGGCCTGCGCCAGGAACTGCCCGGCGGGCGCCCTTCGGGTGCAGGCGGGGGTGGGCTGCGCCGCGGCCATCGTCATGGGGTGGCTCACCGGCCGGACACCGGCCTGCGGTTGCGGTTCGGACGGCTGCTGCTAG
- the hgcA gene encoding mercury methylation corrinoid protein HgcA, with amino-acid sequence MNRPASPPHPPARGCCGGSGAACGCDAGRPGERLRPPPAAGCAIVEPGPAGDPRQQPFYAGWVETPVGMVPRLATRLRPADHLGRFRVRWGIGRDRYRVRPGLYAAGTPGPDSPVLVTANYKLSVDALRRDLDGVDAWILVLDTHGINVWCAAGKGTFGTAELCRRVRETGLAHVVAHRTLVLPQLGAPGVAAHEVRAGCGFSVVYGPVRARDLPAFLARGMEATPEMRRVTFRAAERLALVPVEVVGLAKPSVWAILAIFVLGGIGPHGFFPAAGAWPRRLAALAAYLAGVVSGAVLTPLALPWIPGRAFSLKGALAGAAVAAAAATSPAARGLGALETTAYALMVTAVASICAMNFTGASTFTSPSGVEKEMRRAIPLQAAAILAAALLWVGSAFAAGGPPWR; translated from the coding sequence ATGAACCGTCCCGCCTCTCCCCCCCACCCCCCGGCCCGGGGCTGCTGTGGCGGGAGCGGCGCCGCGTGCGGGTGCGACGCCGGAAGGCCGGGGGAGCGTCTCCGGCCGCCGCCGGCCGCCGGCTGCGCCATCGTGGAGCCGGGGCCCGCCGGGGACCCGCGCCAGCAGCCCTTCTACGCGGGCTGGGTGGAGACGCCGGTGGGCATGGTCCCCCGCCTCGCCACCCGCCTCCGCCCGGCCGACCACCTGGGCCGCTTCCGGGTCCGCTGGGGCATCGGGCGGGACCGCTACCGCGTGCGGCCCGGCCTCTACGCGGCGGGCACCCCCGGCCCGGATTCCCCGGTGCTGGTGACGGCCAACTACAAGCTCTCCGTGGACGCCCTCCGCCGGGACCTGGACGGCGTCGACGCCTGGATCCTGGTCCTCGACACCCACGGCATCAACGTCTGGTGCGCCGCCGGCAAGGGGACCTTCGGCACGGCGGAACTCTGCCGCAGGGTGCGGGAGACGGGGCTCGCCCACGTGGTCGCCCACCGGACCCTCGTCCTGCCCCAGCTCGGGGCCCCGGGGGTGGCGGCCCACGAGGTCCGGGCGGGCTGCGGCTTCTCGGTGGTCTACGGCCCGGTGCGGGCCCGCGACCTCCCCGCCTTCCTCGCCCGGGGCATGGAGGCCACCCCGGAGATGCGGCGGGTCACCTTCCGGGCCGCCGAACGCCTGGCCCTGGTGCCGGTGGAGGTCGTGGGGCTGGCGAAGCCCTCCGTCTGGGCGATCCTGGCGATCTTCGTCCTCGGCGGAATCGGCCCCCACGGGTTCTTCCCGGCGGCCGGTGCCTGGCCGCGGCGCCTGGCGGCGCTGGCCGCCTACCTCGCCGGCGTGGTCTCCGGCGCCGTGCTCACGCCGCTGGCCCTGCCCTGGATCCCGGGACGGGCCTTCTCGCTCAAGGGAGCCCTGGCCGGCGCCGCCGTGGCCGCGGCGGCGGCGACCTCCCCCGCCGCCCGGGGACTCGGCGCCCTGGAGACCACGGCCTATGCCCTGATGGTGACGGCGGTGGCCTCCATCTGCGCCATGAACTTCACCGGGGCCAGCACCTTCACCTCGCCCTCCGGGGTGGAGAAGGAGATGCGGCGGGCCATCCCGCTCCAGGCGGCGGCGATCCTGGCCGCCGCGCTGCTCTGGGTGGGCTCCGCCTTCGCCGCGGGAGGTCCGCCATGGAGATGA
- a CDS encoding ABC transporter permease: protein MRYPVSIARKNLFHDRVRLSITLVGISFSVVLVLVQVGVYLGMMDNAASLITHTDADIWITARNNRNFDFALPFPEYRENRAKAVPGVASVKKLIMVWSLMKLRDGGSENVELVGFDPDSGAGGPWDLVEGRLADVKYHRGVIVDESSFSKLGRVRVGEYREIIDKRVRVVGICRGAKRITTAPILFASYKTAQELTPWLKGQTVFLLVKVRPGADVRAVRARLAAAMDREDVYTREEFAAATRRYWTFNTGMGVGFGFTVLMGLLVGAVIVSQTIYGATMEHLREFGTLKALGAENRTVYGIILRQALLSGWMGYGIGLAANAVVIHFYRAAGQMVWQPWQLFALDLGLTLAMCAGASLVSVRRAMQVDPVEVFRA from the coding sequence ATGCGGTATCCCGTCTCCATCGCCCGGAAGAACCTCTTCCACGACCGGGTGCGCCTCTCCATCACCCTGGTGGGGATCTCCTTCTCCGTGGTGCTGGTCCTGGTCCAGGTGGGGGTCTACCTCGGGATGATGGACAACGCCGCCAGCCTCATCACCCACACCGACGCCGACATCTGGATCACGGCCCGGAACAACCGGAACTTCGACTTCGCCCTCCCCTTCCCGGAATACCGCGAGAACCGGGCCAAGGCCGTCCCCGGCGTCGCCTCGGTGAAGAAGCTCATCATGGTCTGGTCCCTCATGAAGCTCCGGGACGGCGGGAGTGAGAACGTGGAACTGGTGGGCTTCGACCCCGACAGCGGCGCGGGCGGTCCCTGGGACCTGGTGGAGGGGCGCCTCGCCGACGTGAAGTACCACCGGGGCGTGATCGTGGACGAGTCGAGTTTCTCGAAGCTGGGCCGGGTCAGGGTGGGGGAGTACCGCGAGATCATCGACAAGCGGGTCCGGGTGGTGGGCATCTGCCGGGGGGCGAAGCGGATCACCACGGCCCCCATCCTCTTCGCCTCCTACAAGACCGCCCAGGAGCTGACCCCGTGGCTCAAGGGGCAGACCGTCTTCCTCCTGGTGAAGGTGCGGCCGGGGGCCGACGTCCGGGCCGTCCGCGCCCGGCTCGCCGCCGCCATGGACCGGGAGGACGTCTATACCCGGGAGGAGTTCGCCGCCGCCACCCGCCGCTACTGGACCTTCAACACGGGGATGGGCGTGGGCTTCGGCTTCACCGTCCTCATGGGGCTCCTGGTCGGGGCGGTGATCGTGAGCCAGACCATCTACGGCGCCACCATGGAGCATCTCCGGGAGTTCGGGACCCTCAAGGCCCTGGGCGCCGAGAACCGGACCGTCTACGGGATCATCCTCCGCCAGGCCCTCTTGAGCGGGTGGATGGGCTACGGGATCGGTCTGGCGGCCAACGCCGTGGTCATCCATTTCTACCGGGCGGCCGGCCAGATGGTCTGGCAGCCGTGGCAGCTCTTCGCCCTGGACCTCGGCCTCACGCTGGCCATGTGTGCGGGCGCCTCGCTGGTCTCGGTGCGAAGGGCCATGCAGGTGGACCCGGTGGAGGTCTTCCGGGCATGA
- a CDS encoding ABC transporter ATP-binding protein — MSRALLEVTGVRKAYGAAGREVVAVAGVSAAFRPGTVTAIMGPSGSGKTTLLSILGLILRPDAGRVEVGGTDVTGYDEGRLPALRRRYFGFVFQAFNLFAALTALENVMVSLQLKGVPRGEAPERARRALERVGLADRAGFLPRDLSGGEKQRVSVARAVAADAPIILADEPTGNLDSRSGRAVVDLLAELAVEGGKTVVVVTHDLRLRDRVDRVLWMEDGRMREAA; from the coding sequence ATGAGCCGGGCGCTGCTCGAGGTGACCGGCGTCCGCAAGGCCTACGGCGCCGCCGGCCGGGAGGTGGTGGCCGTGGCCGGGGTGAGCGCCGCCTTCCGGCCCGGGACGGTGACGGCCATCATGGGGCCCTCCGGGAGCGGCAAGACCACCCTGCTCTCCATCCTGGGCCTCATCCTCCGGCCGGACGCGGGGCGGGTCGAGGTGGGGGGCACGGACGTCACGGGCTACGACGAGGGACGGCTGCCGGCGCTTCGCCGCCGCTACTTCGGTTTCGTCTTCCAGGCCTTCAACCTCTTTGCGGCCCTCACCGCCCTGGAGAACGTCATGGTATCCTTGCAGCTCAAGGGGGTCCCCCGCGGGGAGGCCCCGGAGCGGGCCCGCCGGGCGCTCGAGCGGGTGGGGCTCGCCGACCGGGCCGGCTTCCTCCCCCGGGACCTCTCGGGTGGGGAGAAGCAGCGGGTGTCCGTGGCCCGGGCGGTGGCCGCCGACGCCCCCATCATCCTGGCGGACGAGCCCACGGGGAACCTCGACTCGCGCTCGGGCCGGGCGGTGGTGGATCTCCTCGCCGAGCTGGCCGTGGAGGGAGGCAAGACCGTGGTGGTGGTCACCCACGACCTCCGGCTCCGCGACCGGGTGGACCGGGTGCTCTGGATGGAGGACGGACGGATGCGCGAGGCGGCATGA
- a CDS encoding HlyD family secretion protein: protein MMRWRRCAGPWALAFLVFLSSCSGPEGRAPDDANAAAATPPSVFAYGVVEARRHSTLSARMPGKIERILVREGERVRKGQELVRFEAGPQEARVAAARAAVAVARAELARAEAGARPQEVAAAGAALAAAQARLEKAAADRDRYRDLFDRRLVSRSEWERVRLAWATAQAEARAAAERLALLREGTRKETLALLRRRLRLARARLREAEAMRAETRIVAPYDGVVTRKHREEGEALDIGLPVLDIATVRDRYVRAEIDETDVGKVRVGQRARVTADGFPGLAFEGRVVDVKVQMGPKRILPTDPGRMVDYRVLDVEVSLPEGCPFPLRLPVNVRIFTGEGG, encoded by the coding sequence ATGATGCGGTGGCGGAGGTGCGCCGGGCCCTGGGCGTTGGCCTTCTTGGTGTTCCTTTCGAGCTGCTCCGGGCCGGAGGGGCGGGCCCCGGACGACGCCAACGCCGCGGCGGCGACGCCGCCGTCCGTCTTCGCCTACGGGGTGGTGGAGGCCCGGCGGCATTCCACCCTGAGCGCCCGGATGCCGGGGAAGATCGAGCGGATCCTGGTCCGGGAGGGCGAGCGGGTCCGCAAGGGGCAGGAGCTCGTCCGTTTCGAGGCCGGGCCCCAGGAGGCCCGGGTGGCGGCGGCCCGGGCGGCGGTGGCGGTGGCCCGGGCGGAGCTCGCGCGGGCCGAGGCGGGCGCCCGTCCCCAGGAGGTGGCGGCGGCGGGGGCGGCCCTGGCGGCGGCCCAGGCCCGCCTGGAGAAGGCGGCGGCCGATCGGGACCGCTACCGGGACCTCTTCGATCGCCGGCTGGTCTCCCGGTCGGAGTGGGAGCGGGTGCGGCTCGCCTGGGCCACGGCGCAGGCCGAGGCCCGGGCCGCCGCCGAGCGGCTCGCCCTCCTCCGGGAGGGGACGCGGAAGGAGACCCTGGCGCTCCTTCGCCGCCGGCTCCGCCTCGCCCGCGCCCGGCTCCGGGAGGCCGAGGCGATGCGCGCGGAGACGCGGATCGTCGCCCCCTACGACGGGGTCGTCACCCGGAAGCACCGGGAGGAGGGCGAGGCCCTGGACATCGGGCTGCCGGTCCTGGACATCGCCACGGTCCGAGACCGCTACGTCCGGGCGGAGATTGACGAGACCGACGTGGGCAAGGTCCGCGTGGGCCAGCGGGCCCGGGTCACCGCGGACGGCTTCCCGGGCCTCGCCTTCGAGGGGCGGGTGGTGGACGTCAAGGTGCAGATGGGGCCGAAGCGGATCCTCCCCACCGACCCCGGGCGCATGGTGGACTACCGGGTCCTCGACGTGGAGGTCTCCCTCCCGGAGGGGTGTCCCTTTCCCCTCCGACTCCCGGTCAACGTCCGGATCTTCACCGGGGAGGGCGGATGA
- a CDS encoding O-acetyl-ADP-ribose deacetylase, translated as MSEVTASCRFGRVLVVTKRGDITRERADALVNAANSRLAGGGGVDGAIHRAGGPEILAACRRIGGCPTGGAVATPAGRLPARYVIHAVGPVWRGGGHGEARLLAAAYRESLARARELGVRTLAFPAISTGAYGYPLAAAARVALEAVRGEVLARPGRLEEIRFVLFSEPAARAFAAALGAFRSGS; from the coding sequence ATGAGCGAAGTGACGGCGTCGTGCCGGTTCGGGCGGGTCCTCGTGGTCACGAAGCGGGGCGACATCACCCGGGAACGGGCGGATGCCCTGGTGAACGCCGCCAACAGCCGGCTGGCCGGGGGCGGCGGGGTGGACGGGGCCATCCACCGGGCGGGCGGGCCGGAGATCCTGGCCGCCTGCCGGCGGATCGGCGGGTGCCCCACCGGCGGGGCCGTGGCGACCCCCGCCGGGCGTCTTCCGGCGCGGTACGTGATCCACGCCGTGGGGCCGGTCTGGCGCGGCGGGGGGCACGGGGAGGCCCGGCTGCTCGCCGCCGCCTACCGCGAGAGCCTGGCGCGGGCCCGGGAACTCGGCGTGCGGACGCTGGCCTTCCCGGCCATCAGCACCGGGGCCTACGGGTACCCGCTGGCGGCCGCGGCCCGGGTGGCCCTGGAGGCGGTCCGCGGCGAGGTGCTCGCGCGGCCGGGGCGCCTGGAGGAGATCCGCTTCGTCCTCTTCTCCGAGCCCGCGGCACGGGCCTTCGCCGCGGCCCTCGGGGCTTTCCGCTCCGGATCATGA
- a CDS encoding HU family DNA-binding protein, translating into MNKTELVSKMADSAGITKAAAERALAGALDAVTAALKKGDKVTLVGFGTFSVVKRNAREGRNPATGKAIRIPAKKVVKFKPGAKLADSVK; encoded by the coding sequence ATGAACAAGACCGAACTCGTGAGCAAGATGGCCGATAGCGCTGGAATTACGAAGGCTGCCGCCGAGAGGGCCCTGGCGGGTGCCCTCGATGCCGTCACCGCGGCCCTGAAGAAGGGCGACAAGGTGACGCTGGTGGGCTTCGGCACCTTCAGCGTGGTCAAGCGCAACGCCCGCGAGGGCCGCAATCCCGCCACCGGGAAGGCCATCCGGATCCCCGCCAAGAAGGTCGTGAAGTTCAAGCCCGGGGCGAAGTTGGCGGATTCCGTCAAGTAG
- a CDS encoding cation diffusion facilitator family transporter codes for MEAACTEPPKDRRLREIRRVLAGVLALNLAVAAAKLGYGSLTSSLAMVADGFHSLFDGTSNVIGLLGLTLAARPPDRDHPYGHGKYQTYAAGAIGLLLLATAWKVGSGAWSRLINGSEAPQVTAASFLVMGGTVVVNAVVTLWERRAGRRLRSDILLADAGHTASDLWVSLGVIASLAAVRAGHPAADPLVGLGVAGVIFWTAFGILRECGTTLSDKARIDPDRLCDVARSVPGVLDCHSIRTRGSAAEVYVDLHVQVAPEITVADGHAVADGVERAIRTALDQVVDVVVHVEPHTPGVENRSKSRS; via the coding sequence ATGGAAGCCGCCTGCACCGAACCGCCAAAAGACCGGAGGCTCCGGGAGATCCGACGGGTCCTGGCCGGCGTCCTCGCCCTCAACCTGGCCGTGGCCGCGGCCAAGCTCGGCTACGGTTCCCTCACCTCGTCCCTGGCCATGGTAGCCGACGGCTTCCACTCCCTCTTCGACGGGACGTCCAACGTCATCGGCCTCCTGGGCCTGACCCTGGCGGCCCGCCCGCCCGACCGGGACCATCCCTACGGCCACGGCAAATACCAGACGTATGCCGCGGGCGCCATCGGCCTCCTCCTGCTGGCCACGGCCTGGAAGGTGGGCAGCGGCGCCTGGTCCCGGCTCATCAACGGGAGCGAGGCGCCGCAAGTCACCGCCGCCTCCTTCCTCGTCATGGGAGGCACCGTGGTGGTCAACGCCGTGGTCACCCTGTGGGAGCGCCGCGCCGGCCGGCGGCTCAGAAGCGACATCCTCCTGGCCGACGCCGGACACACCGCCAGCGACCTCTGGGTGAGCCTCGGGGTCATCGCCAGCCTCGCGGCGGTGCGGGCGGGCCACCCCGCCGCCGACCCCCTCGTGGGGCTCGGCGTGGCGGGGGTCATCTTCTGGACCGCCTTCGGGATCCTCCGGGAATGCGGCACCACCCTCTCCGACAAGGCCCGGATCGACCCGGACCGCCTCTGCGACGTCGCCCGATCGGTCCCCGGCGTCCTGGACTGCCACTCCATCCGGACCCGGGGGTCCGCCGCCGAGGTCTACGTGGATCTCCACGTCCAGGTGGCCCCCGAGATCACCGTGGCCGACGGGCACGCGGTGGCCGACGGCGTGGAACGGGCCATCCGCACGGCCCTGGACCAGGTGGTGGACGTGGTGGTCCACGTGGAACCCCACACCCCCGGGGTCGAAAACCGGTCCAAATCCCGTTCTTGA
- a CDS encoding c-type cytochrome has protein sequence MSQALQVKSPGRLHRKALALGFLFLAAACRPAAPPDPELGARLYRLHHCGHCHGPRGEGRKGAPRIAATRLGLRAFRGRLRRPGSVIMPAFPAGRLSDDQAAHLHAWLESLGPPAGIEPPHPRADK, from the coding sequence ATGTCACAAGCGCTACAAGTAAAAAGCCCCGGGCGGCTCCACCGGAAGGCCCTGGCCCTGGGGTTCCTCTTCCTCGCCGCCGCCTGCCGCCCGGCGGCGCCGCCCGACCCGGAACTCGGGGCCCGCCTCTACCGGTTGCACCATTGCGGCCACTGCCACGGGCCCCGGGGCGAGGGCCGGAAGGGCGCCCCCCGGATCGCCGCCACGCGCCTGGGCCTGCGGGCGTTCCGCGGGAGGCTCCGCCGCCCCGGCTCCGTCATCATGCCGGCCTTCCCCGCCGGCCGCCTCTCCGACGACCAGGCGGCTCACCTCCATGCCTGGCTCGAATCGCTCGGCCCCCCGGCTGGAATTGAGCCGCCGCACCCGAGGGCCGACAAGTAA
- the mobB gene encoding molybdopterin-guanine dinucleotide biosynthesis protein B, which yields MAPFVTFIGRHDSGKTTLARRVARHLLKKGYRVAVLKSTKETGLLPDDPPGTDTAGYREEGVAEVALVAPDGMVLRRKGLRESPRALAFRLFPDADIVLGEGFKHAEGVPKIEVARAEVSRSLLREEVPGVVAVAADFSVEGTSFDLADHAGVARFIEERFLRPGGGAAGRARLLVDGREVPLNAYVRGSLAGVLWGFIGALRGTAGAVCAEIRLCRGRSRRPGA from the coding sequence ATGGCACCCTTCGTGACCTTCATCGGCCGCCACGACAGCGGCAAGACCACCCTGGCCCGGCGCGTGGCGCGGCACCTCCTCAAGAAAGGGTACCGCGTCGCCGTCCTCAAGTCGACCAAGGAGACGGGACTCCTCCCGGACGACCCCCCGGGCACCGATACCGCCGGCTACCGGGAGGAGGGAGTCGCGGAGGTGGCCCTGGTGGCCCCCGACGGGATGGTGCTTCGCCGGAAGGGGCTCCGGGAGTCGCCGCGGGCCCTGGCCTTCCGCCTCTTCCCGGACGCCGACATCGTGCTGGGGGAGGGCTTCAAGCACGCCGAGGGGGTCCCCAAGATCGAGGTGGCCCGGGCCGAGGTCTCGCGTTCACTCCTCCGGGAGGAGGTCCCGGGAGTGGTGGCGGTGGCCGCGGACTTTTCCGTGGAGGGGACGTCCTTCGACCTGGCGGACCACGCGGGGGTCGCCCGGTTCATCGAGGAGCGGTTTCTCCGCCCGGGCGGGGGCGCGGCGGGGCGGGCCCGCCTCCTCGTGGACGGCCGGGAGGTCCCGCTGAACGCCTACGTCCGCGGTTCCCTGGCCGGGGTCCTCTGGGGTTTCATCGGCGCGCTCCGGGGCACGGCCGGGGCGGTCTGCGCCGAGATCCGCCTCTGCCGGGGACGCAGCCGGCGGCCGGGTGCGTAG